The proteins below are encoded in one region of Ricinus communis isolate WT05 ecotype wild-type chromosome 6, ASM1957865v1, whole genome shotgun sequence:
- the LOC8259286 gene encoding polyamine oxidase 1 isoform X1 — translation MDSPPLSSVIVIGAGISGLSAAKVLAENGIEDVVILEASDRIGGRIKKESFGGVSVELGAGWIAGVGGKESNPVWELANQSGLRTCFSDYSNARYNIYDRSGKIFPSGVAADSYKKAVDSAIMKLRSQEANLVGEVIEPPCSPKTPIELAIDFILHDFEMAEVEPISTYVDFGEREFLVADERGYEYLLYKIAEDFLFTSEGKILDTRLKLNKVVREIQHSRNGVTVKTEDGCIYEANYVILSASIGVLQSDLISFRPPLPSWKTEAIEKCDVMVYTKIFIKFPYKFWPCCPEKEFFIYAHERRGYYTFWQHMENAYPGSNILVVTLTNGESKRVEAQSDEETLEEAMEVLRDMFGPNIPNATDILVPRWWNNRFQRGSYSNYPIISNNQVLHDIRAPVGRILFTGEHTSERFNGYVHGGYLSGIDTSKTLLEEMIQEKERKNENQTFLLEPLLALTESLTLTQTEAVSTLHKCDIPTQLYLSGKLSIPEAIL, via the exons ATGGATTCCCCTCCTCTCTCTTCCGTCATCGTTATTGGCGCTGGAATCTCCG GTTTATCTGCAGCGAAAGTATTAGCGGAGAATGGAATAGAAGACGTGGTGATATTAGAAGCGTCGGATCGTATCGGAGGAAGAATAAAGAAGGAGAGTTTCGGAGGAGTATCGGTGGAGTTAGGAGCTGGTTGGATAGCAGGTGTTGGTGGTAAAGAATCTAATCCTGTTTGGGAACTTGCTAATCAATCTGGTCTCCGTACTTGTTTCTCTGATTATAGCAATGCCCGTTATAACATTTACGATCGCAG TGGGAAGATATTTCCAAGTGGAGTAGCGGCAGATTCTTATAAAAAGGCAGTGGATTCAGCAATTATGAAACTGAGAAGCCAAGAGGCAAACCTTGTTGGTGAAGTAATTGAACCGCCATG CTCACCCAAGACACCAATAGAGCTAGCCATTGACTTCATTCTTCATGATTTTGAGATGGCAG AGGTAGAGCCAATATCAACATATGTTGATTTTGGAGAAAGAGAGTTTCTAGTTGCAGATGAAAGAGGGTATGAGTATTTACTCTACAAGATAGCTGAAGATTTCCTTTTTACCTCTGAGGGTAAAATCTTGGACACTCGTTTGAAACTTAACAAG GTTGTTAGAGAAATACAGCACTCGAGAAACGGTGTTACTGTGAAAACGGAGGATGGTTGCATCTACGAAGCCAATTATGTGATTTTGTCAGCTAGTATTGGTGTTCTCCAAAGCGACCTCATTTCTTTTAGACCTCCCCTGCCC AGTTGGAAAACAGAGGCCATAGAGAAGTGTGATGTGATGGTGTACACAAAGATTTTCATCAAGTTCCCATATAAATTTTGGCCCTGCTGTCCTGAAAAAGAGTTTTTTATCTATGCCCATGAGCGTAGAGGATACTACACCTTCTGGCAG CACATGGAGAATGCATACCCTGGTTCGAATATCTTGGTTGTAACGTTGACCAATGGTGAGTCGAAACGTGTGGAGGCACAATCTGATGAGGAGACACTGGAAGAAGCCATGGAAGTTCTTAGAGACATGTTTGGGCCCAATATACCTAACGCCACGGATATTCTTGTGCCCCGCTGGTGGAACAACAGATTCCAGCGTGGCAGCTACAGTAATTACCCCATCATTTCAAATAACCAAGTTCTTCATGATATTAGG GCTCCAGTAGGGCGCATTTTATTTACTGGTGAACATACTAGTGAAAGATTTAATGGTTACGTCCATGGTGGATACCTTTCAG GTATTGACACGAGTAAAACACTATTAGAAGAAATGATACaagagaaggaaagaaaaaatgagaatCAAACATTTTTGCTGGAGCCATTACTGGCATTGACAGAATCATTAACCCTGACACAAACAGAAGCAGTTTCTACTCTACACAAATGTGATATTCCCACACAACTGTATCTTAGTGGCAAGCTTAGTATTCCAGAAGCGATATTATGA
- the LOC8259286 gene encoding polyamine oxidase 1 isoform X2 — translation MDSPPLSSVIVIGAGISGLSAAKVLAENGIEDVVILEASDRIGGRIKKESFGGVSVELGAGWIAGVGGKESNPVWELANQSGLRTCFSDYSNARYNIYDRSGKIFPSGVAADSYKKAVDSAIMKLRSQEANLVGEVIEPPCSPKTPIELAIDFILHDFEMAEVEPISTYVDFGEREFLVADERGYEYLLYKIAEDFLFTSEGKILDTRLKLNKSWKTEAIEKCDVMVYTKIFIKFPYKFWPCCPEKEFFIYAHERRGYYTFWQHMENAYPGSNILVVTLTNGESKRVEAQSDEETLEEAMEVLRDMFGPNIPNATDILVPRWWNNRFQRGSYSNYPIISNNQVLHDIRAPVGRILFTGEHTSERFNGYVHGGYLSGIDTSKTLLEEMIQEKERKNENQTFLLEPLLALTESLTLTQTEAVSTLHKCDIPTQLYLSGKLSIPEAIL, via the exons ATGGATTCCCCTCCTCTCTCTTCCGTCATCGTTATTGGCGCTGGAATCTCCG GTTTATCTGCAGCGAAAGTATTAGCGGAGAATGGAATAGAAGACGTGGTGATATTAGAAGCGTCGGATCGTATCGGAGGAAGAATAAAGAAGGAGAGTTTCGGAGGAGTATCGGTGGAGTTAGGAGCTGGTTGGATAGCAGGTGTTGGTGGTAAAGAATCTAATCCTGTTTGGGAACTTGCTAATCAATCTGGTCTCCGTACTTGTTTCTCTGATTATAGCAATGCCCGTTATAACATTTACGATCGCAG TGGGAAGATATTTCCAAGTGGAGTAGCGGCAGATTCTTATAAAAAGGCAGTGGATTCAGCAATTATGAAACTGAGAAGCCAAGAGGCAAACCTTGTTGGTGAAGTAATTGAACCGCCATG CTCACCCAAGACACCAATAGAGCTAGCCATTGACTTCATTCTTCATGATTTTGAGATGGCAG AGGTAGAGCCAATATCAACATATGTTGATTTTGGAGAAAGAGAGTTTCTAGTTGCAGATGAAAGAGGGTATGAGTATTTACTCTACAAGATAGCTGAAGATTTCCTTTTTACCTCTGAGGGTAAAATCTTGGACACTCGTTTGAAACTTAACAAG AGTTGGAAAACAGAGGCCATAGAGAAGTGTGATGTGATGGTGTACACAAAGATTTTCATCAAGTTCCCATATAAATTTTGGCCCTGCTGTCCTGAAAAAGAGTTTTTTATCTATGCCCATGAGCGTAGAGGATACTACACCTTCTGGCAG CACATGGAGAATGCATACCCTGGTTCGAATATCTTGGTTGTAACGTTGACCAATGGTGAGTCGAAACGTGTGGAGGCACAATCTGATGAGGAGACACTGGAAGAAGCCATGGAAGTTCTTAGAGACATGTTTGGGCCCAATATACCTAACGCCACGGATATTCTTGTGCCCCGCTGGTGGAACAACAGATTCCAGCGTGGCAGCTACAGTAATTACCCCATCATTTCAAATAACCAAGTTCTTCATGATATTAGG GCTCCAGTAGGGCGCATTTTATTTACTGGTGAACATACTAGTGAAAGATTTAATGGTTACGTCCATGGTGGATACCTTTCAG GTATTGACACGAGTAAAACACTATTAGAAGAAATGATACaagagaaggaaagaaaaaatgagaatCAAACATTTTTGCTGGAGCCATTACTGGCATTGACAGAATCATTAACCCTGACACAAACAGAAGCAGTTTCTACTCTACACAAATGTGATATTCCCACACAACTGTATCTTAGTGGCAAGCTTAGTATTCCAGAAGCGATATTATGA